A portion of the Salinigranum marinum genome contains these proteins:
- a CDS encoding BGTF surface domain-containing protein, whose protein sequence is MSASTHRSAVREARELRARLEAQRLDATAAFERTEGAVASIRRGTGSTDGTGATTGLVDAFEPLERGAFEAAVESLSTLSDAYRPSAMESARGKALTAYEKRPMRRRHGRRRGRVPSERRQDDRQFRQAFGRMVDLFGERLSAQAETRLELLVRLYRTTTDDPRFEQTLKEIDEAYTAVFTDALDEPLARVRDLFGDEATGAEPAIERFETAYHADDSVDAAEALADLTATFESVVRSVLDAWRAEFVTAIDETDTVAVEAGFDRLRDRLRGANSRLEDAERRLTEALERYVELLPTDPDAVLSELSEADPVVLFPVQLETRFERDASGDVSALQIRVYPDDIHVESHERTLTDAERVLGVRFWAHCWWACHETDGESVAQFVPESGVVADAFAEFDLGVLPNAAASRYDAVKERAWSNLVDRLGTERAGWVKTATAPPAGVTSVLLDGPVPPAEVPAVDFEMLGEDVVSSPGSWTQVPRARLLPDRWVVSVTTETERRTVVGATIPEPLPLGPDPDPVGAAVGDTETDPATDTGGLHDDDGAKWLVDFERARAVGMGVELPIIAADVPSEGLDVVVVGVKTSIDDAESAEALRDLFEDHHYTDGLSMLASGTPTNATADGSPPFATSDDATAALPVECGRSLLETESTTTALDGAVVPDGARLARLLAIDADRLSGDTEAHVFAHVDGAGGTADADALHMNTALWSATWGTYVPNMLFPRGWVGNDFGDYDTALDWLGGFREHFLEYVRADGPFPTLRVGRQPYGVLPTTALGAWSDAPMTPTPEPFPGPEGGYDSRQTRYPVVTDTLRDILFEDGQFDAGLLPFWEASVGGVPHVEDGTTGSLLELLSMSATAYGYRGHNLFSVRGLWHSLTGTPTPPPDQFATAIGNLLSSLESGVAVELMTAFGVDVTKVPRIVSLLYGPPNPRHYGATTGPLEPLVGPEMDAWFSRLQNGAVSILSGLPSDESPLEGLDFELKHSFSEDLTRLYGSLFYQSSPSLLGKLLTYATLQEYALARVRLESRFRRETTDELGRDTMAPLWRLLPEPDVYTDTEESLLDRLDDEVPPLLARHPELRVDDEEAKERDVDYHEALEVAKAVTDPALEVDATFREFMTALAYFEGRGADQSTLTHLFTGTLDLATHRVDAWATSLATRRLDEIRTAQEQTGENPGVHIGGYGTVTGLRPDEKDSLGYLHAPSLSQATTGAVLRSGSLSTDGERRSMLDLDLSAERVRKATTLFDGLRTGQSLGALLGYRFERALHERGLDVYVPEFRRLEPGVAGKLDRSGDEPDTERTADTVDGVALVRRAEGSGQWADISASDRIPWGEAVDSTVSESTPLPPRPGPTTDEGDADPDYLGLSQALDELVDIVDSVRDVLVAESVHGLVTGRPMQGGASLDALARGEAPPQVTFTQTPRSGVGITHRLLVLFDDPSTLSDGDNPTTPWPETARAAAEPTLNAWFATLLPDPDTTVCLCEVDRNDGTPPTPLVITLGELAVAPMDLLVTDEAVTTTQRSALEERIRHRVSRARGLSGDHELRLRFDRPTAWIETYSAASFERADPAQTVPDLTAATDLGSVLELVRVGHELVAGGRAADATDLTLPTAETEHGGVDAAALRARADTATAQLSTVTTDLDEPLEFLRPRRPDEEPGDGRATPEAEQTPVPTEPSTVERLDVVADALGAVSTRLGTLADSNAPTAATVYGSVSEVATALAGVDEGHLYDAIDELAGALAGPLAVFATVGDRVELEAVAGQTVSGATVATEGTTLRIRLGGTDTELLRTETATVAVDGTFQATFDLSAVPVGTAVDVSIETATETLTAADGVVVDAITGTLSTPALSPPKTEPLEAYRRPMATLVAVESELATLASALEAVDTTALRSTLDAQPWADLATRPGWQNDWSTDTPVRVETTLELVDARLPGFGTPETTSDPWNSLVALVDVLPAEVNLVELSANERAEMAAHLSDAVDGDDRATWTAAVSTLDAALEADAASLATGIDEGPASIVAAGFALVEAVRGALVDAAAFLEDGLPVSANGAATGGERKALVRQAVSVAQTLTSRSEAATDAASDVTPDTQLARLTTIFGESFPVLPPFETANTAELDLALTESHHQVLRGDDPLAAETWVDRVGRVRDAPATLGTLLTYGDAVGTTGGVGASRYRLGQLPYEPTATWIGLESATERHLGGRLSLVVHPALGTDGDPYAGLFVDEWVEVIPEPQETTGVAFNYDSPGNRPPQSVLVAVPPNDAGWSIGTLEETVVETMSLAHSRMVDSDALGELGHFLPALTYAQPDDAPGSPERVAVSFDDLIVPEAGADEGGE, encoded by the coding sequence GTGAGCGCGAGTACCCACCGGAGTGCGGTCCGCGAGGCCCGCGAACTCCGGGCGCGTCTGGAGGCCCAACGGCTCGATGCGACCGCCGCGTTCGAGCGGACCGAGGGGGCCGTCGCGTCGATTCGACGCGGGACTGGAAGTACCGACGGAACCGGAGCGACCACCGGCCTGGTCGACGCGTTCGAACCGCTCGAACGAGGAGCGTTCGAAGCCGCGGTCGAGTCGCTGTCGACACTCAGCGACGCGTACCGACCGAGTGCGATGGAGTCGGCGCGTGGGAAGGCACTCACTGCGTACGAGAAGCGCCCGATGCGCCGACGGCACGGGAGGAGACGGGGGAGAGTGCCATCGGAGCGCCGACAAGACGACAGGCAGTTCAGACAGGCGTTCGGCCGTATGGTCGATTTGTTCGGCGAGCGGCTTTCGGCTCAGGCTGAGACACGTCTCGAACTGCTCGTTCGACTCTACCGCACCACGACGGACGACCCCCGCTTCGAACAGACGCTCAAAGAGATCGATGAGGCCTACACGGCGGTGTTCACGGACGCCCTCGACGAACCGCTTGCGCGGGTTCGCGACCTGTTTGGTGACGAGGCTACAGGCGCCGAACCCGCCATCGAACGCTTCGAAACCGCATACCACGCCGACGATTCGGTCGACGCAGCCGAAGCGCTTGCTGACCTCACGGCTACCTTCGAGTCGGTCGTCCGGTCCGTCCTCGATGCTTGGCGGGCCGAGTTCGTCACGGCTATCGACGAGACCGATACCGTCGCTGTCGAGGCAGGATTCGACCGCCTCAGAGACCGACTTCGAGGGGCGAACAGCCGCCTCGAAGACGCCGAGAGACGACTCACGGAGGCGCTCGAACGATACGTCGAGCTGCTCCCGACTGACCCTGACGCGGTCCTGTCGGAACTCTCCGAAGCCGACCCGGTCGTCCTGTTCCCAGTTCAACTCGAGACCCGCTTTGAACGCGACGCCAGCGGTGACGTCTCGGCGTTACAGATTCGAGTGTACCCCGACGATATCCACGTCGAGAGCCACGAGCGGACGCTCACCGACGCCGAGCGCGTCCTCGGCGTCCGGTTCTGGGCACACTGCTGGTGGGCGTGCCACGAGACAGACGGTGAGAGCGTCGCACAGTTCGTCCCGGAATCGGGGGTTGTCGCGGATGCGTTCGCCGAATTCGACCTCGGGGTGCTCCCGAATGCCGCTGCCTCCCGGTACGACGCGGTGAAAGAGCGCGCCTGGAGCAACCTGGTCGACCGGCTCGGCACCGAACGAGCCGGATGGGTGAAGACAGCGACGGCACCGCCTGCCGGCGTCACATCGGTCCTGCTCGACGGGCCGGTCCCACCGGCCGAGGTTCCGGCTGTCGACTTCGAGATGCTCGGTGAGGACGTCGTCTCGAGTCCCGGCTCCTGGACGCAGGTCCCGCGAGCGCGACTCCTCCCGGACCGCTGGGTTGTCTCTGTGACGACAGAAACCGAACGCCGGACCGTAGTTGGGGCGACGATTCCAGAACCCCTCCCGCTAGGTCCCGACCCCGACCCCGTCGGGGCGGCTGTCGGCGACACGGAGACCGACCCGGCGACAGACACCGGCGGCCTCCACGACGACGACGGCGCCAAGTGGCTCGTCGACTTCGAACGGGCCAGGGCAGTCGGGATGGGTGTCGAACTCCCGATAATCGCCGCCGACGTTCCGTCTGAGGGGCTCGACGTTGTGGTCGTCGGCGTGAAGACGTCGATAGACGACGCGGAGAGTGCCGAGGCGCTCCGTGACCTCTTCGAGGACCACCACTACACGGACGGGTTGTCGATGCTCGCGTCGGGCACACCGACGAACGCGACAGCGGACGGGTCGCCGCCGTTCGCTACGAGCGACGACGCGACGGCGGCGCTCCCGGTCGAGTGTGGCCGGTCGCTCCTCGAGACGGAGTCGACCACGACAGCCCTCGATGGGGCAGTCGTTCCGGACGGAGCGCGACTCGCTCGCTTGCTCGCTATCGATGCCGACAGACTGAGTGGCGACACTGAAGCACACGTCTTCGCCCACGTCGACGGCGCCGGCGGGACGGCAGACGCCGATGCGCTCCACATGAACACCGCGCTGTGGTCCGCCACGTGGGGGACGTACGTGCCGAACATGCTGTTCCCGCGCGGGTGGGTTGGAAACGACTTCGGCGACTACGACACCGCCCTCGACTGGCTGGGCGGCTTCCGCGAGCACTTCCTCGAATACGTTCGCGCCGACGGGCCGTTTCCGACGCTCCGTGTTGGGCGGCAGCCGTACGGCGTTCTCCCGACGACGGCGCTTGGCGCGTGGAGTGACGCACCGATGACGCCGACACCGGAGCCGTTCCCCGGCCCAGAAGGTGGGTACGACTCGCGGCAGACGAGATATCCGGTTGTGACAGACACGCTCCGGGACATCCTCTTCGAGGACGGGCAGTTCGACGCCGGACTCCTCCCGTTCTGGGAGGCCTCCGTCGGTGGCGTCCCCCACGTCGAGGACGGGACGACCGGGTCGCTACTGGAGCTGTTGAGTATGAGCGCGACCGCGTACGGCTATCGCGGCCACAACCTGTTCAGCGTGCGGGGGCTCTGGCACTCGCTGACTGGGACGCCGACGCCACCACCTGACCAGTTCGCGACCGCCATTGGAAATCTCCTGTCGAGCCTCGAGAGCGGCGTCGCGGTCGAACTGATGACGGCGTTCGGCGTCGACGTGACGAAGGTCCCACGCATCGTCTCACTGCTCTACGGCCCGCCGAACCCCCGACATTACGGGGCGACGACAGGGCCGCTCGAACCGCTCGTCGGCCCCGAGATGGATGCGTGGTTCAGTCGCTTGCAAAACGGGGCAGTCTCGATCCTCTCGGGACTCCCGAGTGACGAGTCACCGCTTGAGGGACTCGACTTCGAGCTGAAACACTCGTTTTCCGAAGATCTCACGCGTCTCTACGGTTCTCTCTTCTACCAGTCCAGTCCCTCGTTGCTCGGGAAGCTCCTCACGTACGCGACGCTTCAGGAGTACGCCCTCGCCAGGGTCCGCCTGGAGAGCCGGTTCCGTCGAGAGACGACGGATGAACTCGGTCGCGATACGATGGCCCCGCTCTGGCGACTCCTCCCTGAGCCCGATGTGTACACCGACACCGAGGAGAGCCTTCTGGACAGACTCGACGACGAAGTCCCGCCGTTACTGGCACGGCATCCGGAACTCAGAGTCGACGACGAGGAGGCCAAAGAGAGAGACGTGGACTACCACGAGGCCCTCGAGGTTGCGAAGGCGGTGACCGACCCGGCGCTGGAGGTCGACGCCACGTTCCGCGAGTTCATGACCGCGCTCGCTTACTTCGAAGGCAGGGGCGCCGACCAGTCGACGCTCACTCACCTCTTCACCGGCACACTCGACCTCGCCACTCACCGTGTCGATGCGTGGGCGACATCGCTCGCGACACGTCGTCTCGACGAGATCAGAACGGCACAGGAACAGACGGGCGAAAATCCGGGCGTCCACATCGGTGGGTACGGAACGGTCACGGGACTCAGACCCGACGAGAAGGACTCGCTCGGCTACCTCCACGCGCCCTCGCTCTCGCAGGCGACGACCGGGGCCGTTCTCCGGAGCGGTTCCCTCTCCACCGACGGTGAGCGGCGCTCGATGCTCGACCTCGATCTCTCGGCCGAACGGGTTCGAAAGGCGACGACACTGTTCGACGGACTGCGGACCGGCCAGTCGCTCGGTGCCCTGCTCGGCTATCGGTTCGAGCGCGCACTCCACGAGCGTGGTCTCGACGTCTACGTCCCCGAGTTCCGCCGGCTTGAACCAGGGGTCGCCGGCAAACTCGATCGGTCGGGCGACGAACCAGACACCGAGCGGACTGCCGACACGGTCGACGGGGTGGCACTCGTTCGGCGTGCGGAAGGGTCCGGACAGTGGGCAGACATCTCCGCCAGCGACCGCATTCCGTGGGGGGAGGCCGTCGATTCTACGGTCTCTGAATCGACCCCCTTACCGCCGCGCCCAGGGCCGACAACCGACGAGGGAGACGCCGACCCCGACTACCTCGGTCTCAGCCAGGCGCTCGACGAACTCGTCGACATCGTCGACAGCGTTCGAGATGTCCTCGTCGCGGAGAGTGTCCACGGTCTCGTCACGGGCCGCCCGATGCAGGGAGGGGCCTCCCTCGACGCGCTCGCACGCGGCGAGGCTCCGCCCCAAGTGACGTTCACCCAGACACCGCGAAGCGGTGTTGGCATCACCCACCGCCTGCTGGTCCTGTTCGACGACCCGTCCACCCTCAGTGACGGCGATAATCCGACGACTCCATGGCCGGAGACGGCCCGGGCGGCCGCCGAACCGACGTTGAACGCCTGGTTCGCCACGCTCCTGCCGGACCCTGACACGACCGTCTGTCTGTGTGAGGTGGACCGAAACGATGGGACGCCGCCGACACCGCTCGTGATCACGCTCGGGGAACTAGCCGTGGCTCCGATGGACCTCCTCGTCACGGACGAGGCCGTGACCACGACGCAGCGCTCGGCGCTCGAAGAACGGATTCGCCACCGTGTGAGTCGCGCCCGGGGGTTGAGTGGCGACCACGAACTCCGCCTCCGATTCGACCGCCCGACGGCGTGGATTGAGACCTACTCCGCAGCGTCGTTCGAGCGGGCGGACCCCGCCCAGACAGTGCCAGACCTCACAGCCGCGACCGACCTCGGATCAGTGCTGGAACTCGTCCGCGTCGGGCACGAACTGGTCGCTGGCGGGCGGGCAGCCGATGCGACCGACCTGACGCTTCCGACCGCCGAGACGGAACACGGCGGCGTGGACGCGGCGGCGTTGCGCGCCCGGGCCGACACCGCGACTGCCCAGCTGTCCACGGTGACAACCGACCTCGACGAACCGTTGGAGTTCCTCCGGCCTCGCCGCCCGGACGAGGAGCCGGGAGACGGAAGGGCCACGCCCGAAGCGGAGCAGACGCCCGTCCCGACGGAGCCGAGTACGGTAGAGCGACTCGACGTGGTTGCCGACGCCCTGGGCGCGGTATCTACGCGGCTCGGAACGCTGGCAGATTCGAACGCACCCACCGCGGCGACGGTGTATGGCTCCGTCTCAGAGGTGGCGACAGCACTCGCGGGCGTCGACGAGGGGCACCTCTACGACGCCATCGACGAACTCGCCGGCGCGCTCGCGGGCCCCCTCGCGGTGTTCGCCACCGTCGGCGACCGGGTCGAACTCGAAGCGGTCGCCGGCCAGACGGTCTCAGGCGCGACCGTCGCCACAGAGGGGACGACACTCCGTATCCGACTGGGGGGGACCGACACGGAACTCCTGCGGACGGAGACGGCAACGGTAGCGGTCGATGGTACGTTCCAAGCCACGTTCGACCTGTCTGCCGTTCCGGTGGGGACGGCAGTCGACGTCTCCATCGAGACGGCGACCGAGACGCTCACGGCGGCCGACGGCGTCGTCGTCGACGCCATCACCGGGACGCTGTCGACACCGGCGCTCAGCCCGCCAAAAACGGAGCCTCTGGAGGCGTACCGTCGCCCGATGGCGACGCTGGTCGCGGTGGAGTCCGAACTTGCCACACTCGCGTCAGCGCTCGAAGCTGTCGACACCACGGCCTTGCGGTCGACGCTTGACGCACAGCCGTGGGCTGACCTCGCCACGAGGCCCGGCTGGCAGAACGACTGGTCGACCGACACGCCAGTCAGAGTCGAGACAACGCTCGAACTCGTCGACGCACGGCTGCCCGGGTTCGGCACACCGGAGACGACGAGCGACCCCTGGAACTCCCTCGTGGCGCTGGTCGACGTGCTGCCGGCCGAGGTGAACCTCGTCGAACTGTCGGCAAACGAGCGAGCCGAAATGGCGGCTCACCTCTCCGATGCGGTGGACGGGGACGACCGAGCGACGTGGACGGCTGCCGTCTCGACGCTCGATGCGGCGCTCGAAGCCGACGCCGCGTCGCTCGCGACGGGCATCGACGAGGGACCCGCGTCGATTGTGGCTGCCGGGTTCGCCCTCGTCGAAGCGGTCCGTGGCGCACTTGTCGACGCAGCGGCGTTCCTCGAGGACGGCCTGCCGGTCTCGGCGAACGGGGCCGCGACGGGTGGTGAACGGAAGGCACTCGTCAGGCAAGCCGTCTCGGTTGCCCAGACGCTGACGAGTCGGAGTGAGGCCGCAACGGATGCCGCCAGCGACGTGACCCCCGACACACAGCTCGCACGTCTCACCACGATATTCGGTGAGTCGTTCCCAGTACTTCCACCGTTCGAGACCGCGAACACGGCTGAACTCGACTTGGCGCTGACCGAGAGCCACCACCAGGTCCTTCGGGGTGACGACCCACTGGCGGCTGAGACGTGGGTCGACCGAGTTGGTCGCGTCCGCGATGCGCCCGCGACACTCGGGACTCTCCTGACATACGGGGACGCCGTCGGGACGACCGGCGGTGTCGGTGCGTCCCGATATCGGCTCGGCCAGCTGCCGTACGAGCCGACCGCGACGTGGATTGGCCTCGAATCAGCGACCGAGCGCCACCTCGGTGGGCGACTCTCTCTCGTCGTCCATCCGGCGCTCGGGACCGACGGAGACCCGTACGCCGGGCTGTTCGTCGACGAGTGGGTCGAAGTGATTCCGGAACCCCAGGAGACGACCGGCGTCGCGTTCAACTACGACAGCCCCGGGAACCGGCCGCCGCAGTCCGTTCTGGTGGCGGTTCCGCCCAACGACGCCGGCTGGTCGATTGGAACATTGGAGGAGACGGTCGTCGAGACGATGTCGCTCGCCCACTCTCGGATGGTCGATTCGGACGCTCTCGGTGAGTTGGGACACTTCCTCCCCGCGTTGACGTACGCACAACCCGACGACGCACCCGGGAGTCCGGAACGGGTCGCAGTCTCGTTCGACGACTTGATCGTTCCGGAGGCTGGCGCCGACGAGGGAGGTGAGTGA